The Haloterrigena turkmenica DSM 5511 genome includes the window CGTATCGGCGGCCTCGCACTGGTCCCGATCAGCCGCTTCTCGGTCGAGTGGCAGGGCGTCGGCGACACCATGGACGCGAGCGAAGCGGAGGAGAACCTCGACGCCCTCGCGCGAGGGCTCTACGCCGAGTTCTTCGACATCGGCTCGGCGACGCAGCGCTCGTAGTTCGATTCGCGGTTCGCGACCTCGTTCTCGGCTCTCGCGTGCGACGACCCATACGATAAACTAACAGGACGACGAGGGCACCGTATGCGCCTCGATGGCATTCGTGTGCTCGACTGCTCGCGGCTGCTGCCCGGCCCCTACGCGACGCAGTTGCTGGCCGACTGCGGCGCCGAGGTGGTGAAGGTAGAGGACACCGACGCCGGCGACTACGCTCGAGCGATGGAGCCGCACACGGCAGACGGCGTCGGCGCGATTTTCGAGATGGTCAACCGCGGCAAGCGCAGCGTCGCGATCGACCTGAAAACCGACGGCGGACGGGCGGCGTTCTACCGGCTCGTCGAGGGCGCCGACGTCGTCCTCGAGGGATTCCGGCCGGGCGTGGTCGATCGGCTGGGAATCGACTACGAGACGCTCACGGAGCACAACGACGAGCTGATCTACTGCTCGCTCACCGGCTACGGTCAGGACGGCCCGTGGGCGGATCGGGCCGGCCACGACTTGAACTACGTCGCGCTGGCGGGCTTGCTCGATATGACGCGGGAATCGCCCGAGGAGAAACCGCAGGTGCCCGGCTACCCGATCGGCGACATGGCCGGCGGACTGTTCGCCGCGTTCGCTATCGTCGGAGCGGTGCTCTCGAGGGAACTCGGCAACGCCGGCGGCGAGTACGTCGACGTCGCGATGGCCGACGTTGTCGCCTCGTTCGCCCAGCCGATCGCCTATCAGGCCGCGACCGGCGACCCCGACGAGCCGCGACCCGGGGAGACACCGCTGACGGGCGCCTATCCGTGGTACGACTGCTACGAGACCGCCGACGGGAACTGGGTGACGCTCGCGGCCCTCGAGCCGGGGTTCTGGCGGGCGTTCTGCGAGGCCGTCGATCGGGACGACCTCGCCGACGAGCACGGCGCGGAGGATCCGGCCGTTCGCGCCGCGCTCGAGGTCGAACTCCGGGATCTCTTCCGTGAACGGACCCGTGACGAGTGGGAGGCGGCCCTCGAGGGCGTCGACGCGGCGTTCGCCGGCGTCTACTCGCCCGCCGAGATGATTGAACACCCCCAGTTTCGGGCGCGAGATCTCATCGAGCGTCCGAATGGCGCCCCGCCGCGGATCGGATTTCCGGCCCGGTTCGGCGACGAAACCGCAGAGACGACGGAGAGCGCGGAACTCGACGAACGCGTCCCGACGCAGGGCGAACACACCCGCCGGTATCTCGCCGAGGCGGGCTATAGCGACGCGGAGATCGACGCGCTCTACGACGCCGGCGCCGTCCGGTGAGCCGATAGCGACGGTCGGAAACGGGCCGGACGGCGGGACGAGGCCCGCGCTCGTTCGGCTACTGTACAGACGGACTATATAGCAACAAACCCCCATATTTCTCCCAATTGTGTTCTATAAGGCCAATTTAAAACACACTTCGGCACAATACTAGGACATAGATTTCATATGTCCGAAGTAATTATGTGGCGGATCGTGGTAGCGACGTGCAAGCGATGATCGACGTTCCACTCGAACGCGTATTGACTCAGCCCGGTCGAACGATCCAGCCCGAAGCGCCCATCACCGAAGCCGCGGAGCGACTCCGCGACCCGGACGTGTCGGCGCTTGTCGTCCTCGAGGACGAAACCGTCGTCGGAATCGTCACTGAATCGGATATCGTCGCCTTCGTCGCCGAGACGCTCGAACCGCACCCGGTCAGGACGGTCATGTCGTCGCCGGTCACCACGATTTCGCGACACGAATCGCTGGTGGCCGCCGCGGAAACGATGCGCACCGACGGCGTGAAACACCTCCCGGTCGTCAGCGACGGCGCCTACTGCGGGCTCGTCTCCGCGTCGACGCTCGCGCCGTACCTCTCGCGGCGTCGACTCGAGATCGACTGGGAGGACGACCCGGTTCGCATCGACGACGACGGGCAGGAAATCCCGGTCAGCGAGTAGCAGGCCGCTCCACCGACTCGTCTACCCGTCTACCGCTGCGCGACCGGCGCTCAGTCGAACAGTTCCTCGTGGCGACCGGCCAGGTTCGTGTACTCGCCCGACGAGAAGTCCTCGAAGATCGCCTCGGCGTCGACGCCGGTCTCCTCGAGCGGCGTGATTCTGGCAGGGAC containing:
- a CDS encoding CBS domain-containing protein, whose product is MIDVPLERVLTQPGRTIQPEAPITEAAERLRDPDVSALVVLEDETVVGIVTESDIVAFVAETLEPHPVRTVMSSPVTTISRHESLVAAAETMRTDGVKHLPVVSDGAYCGLVSASTLAPYLSRRRLEIDWEDDPVRIDDDGQEIPVSE
- a CDS encoding CaiB/BaiF CoA transferase family protein; protein product: MRLDGIRVLDCSRLLPGPYATQLLADCGAEVVKVEDTDAGDYARAMEPHTADGVGAIFEMVNRGKRSVAIDLKTDGGRAAFYRLVEGADVVLEGFRPGVVDRLGIDYETLTEHNDELIYCSLTGYGQDGPWADRAGHDLNYVALAGLLDMTRESPEEKPQVPGYPIGDMAGGLFAAFAIVGAVLSRELGNAGGEYVDVAMADVVASFAQPIAYQAATGDPDEPRPGETPLTGAYPWYDCYETADGNWVTLAALEPGFWRAFCEAVDRDDLADEHGAEDPAVRAALEVELRDLFRERTRDEWEAALEGVDAAFAGVYSPAEMIEHPQFRARDLIERPNGAPPRIGFPARFGDETAETTESAELDERVPTQGEHTRRYLAEAGYSDAEIDALYDAGAVR